The genomic window GGCCGGGGAGCCGGCCGAGCGCGAGCCGCGCTGGGCGGACTTCGCGCCGCCCGAGCCCGTCGCCGCCGACCCGGACGCCACGGTGGCGCGCCGGCTGCTGGACTCCGGCTACCAGCGCGAGCTGGCCCAGGCCAGGCTCACCCACCAGCGTGCGCTGCGGCGCTGGCGGTCCGAACGGGCAGCCGCCGTCGACCCGAACGAGGCCGCCTCCCGGCTCGCCCACGAGGAGGCCGAGCAGGCCAGGGCCCGTGCGGTGCAGGAGTACAACGACAGCCTGGAGGAGTGCCGGCGGGCCTACCGGGAGGCCGAGCCGGCTGCCGTCGAGTCGCTGCTGGAGCGGGCGCTGGCCGCTGCCGAGGCCACCACCCCCGAACTGCCCGCCCCCTGCCGGGCGGTGTTCCGGCCACTGACCCGGACCGTTGTTCTCGACCTGGACCTGCCGCCGCTCGGCCTGGTCCCCTCGCTGGACGGCTACCGGCTGACCACCGACGGCGAGATCGACCCGGTGCCGCGCGCGCCCGCCGACCGCGCCGCGGACTACCTGCGCCTGGTCTCCCGGCTGGCGCTGCGGGCCCTGCAGGCAGCCGACGCGGTGGACACCGACGGCATCCTGTCCGGGGTGGTGCTCAACGGGTGGCTGCGCGAGCCGGCCCCGACCTGCCTGCTCACCGTCGACGCGGACCGGGACGCGCTGGCCCGCACCCGGCTGGTGGTGGACGCCGAGCCGGCCGAGGAGGAGGGCGACCCCGGCGTCTACGCGGCGGCCGAGCAGGACGAGGCGCTGGTGCGGCTGCGCGAGCTGGGCGCGGCGGTCACCCCCGACCCGTATGCCAGGGCGGCCGTCCAGCCGTGCGCCACGGCCGGTGCGGCGGTGCCCGCGGTGGGCGACCTGTCGCCGGGCGAGTTCGTGGTGCTGGTCCGTGAGGTGCTGACCCGCGGTGGCCTGCGTGACTGGAGCGTGCGGCTGCGCGGGCGTTCCGGCCTGGTGGCCACCGGGACCGGCGCCCCGGACAGCGCGCTGCCCGGCCGCTGGGTGGTCTGCGCCTCGCGGCGCCCGGGTGAGGTGGGTGCCGGCGAGGTCCGCACCCTGGCAGAGGCCGTCGCGGAGGAGTCGGCCGGGCACGGCCTCTGGCTGAGCGCGGGCGGCTTCTCCGAGGAAGCGCTCGACCTGATCGACACCCCCGAGTTCCGCCAGATCCACCTCGCCGACGGTGCGGGCTTCCGTGCGCTGGCCGAGACCCACCTGGGGCTGCCGTTGACCATCGGCACCGTGATCTGACGCCACCTCCGGCCGGCGTCGGTTCCGACCGCCGTGACGTCAGCCGGCCGCCTTGCCCGGTTCCTGCGCCGCCTCCCGCAGCGGCCAGCGGCGCCGCAGCGCCTCCAGCGCGGCGGTGATCGCGGGGCGTCGCGAGGCCTGGGTGCGCCAGAGCGTGAAGACCCGCCGGGTAGGCCGCGGCACCACCGGGCGGGCCACCACGCCGGCCGGCAGCGGACCGCGCCCGAGCCGCGGGACGAGCCCCAGCCCGAGACCGGCCGCGATCAGCGCGATCTGGGTCTCGAACTCACCGACCTGGTAGAGCACATCGGGCTCCTCGCCGGCCTCGCGCATGGTGCGCACCAGCCAGTCGTAGCAGATGTTCCCCGGCGGCACACTGGTCCATCGCTGACCGATCAGCCGGGCCACCGGGACCTCGGCGAGCTCGGCCAGTGGGTCCTCGGCGCGCAGCAGCAGGTCCACCGGATCCAGGCCCAGATCCAGCCGGGACAGGCCCTCGGGGACCGGCAGCGGGACGGAGGGCCAGTCCTGCACCAGCGCCAGGTCCACCTCGCCGCGCGCCACCAGCTCGGCCGCCAGGTAGGGATCCGTCTCCAGCAGCCGGATCTCCAGCTCCGGGCAGCTCACCCGCAGTTCGGCCAGGACCCCGGGCAGCAGCCCGCGCGCGCCGGTGGCGAAGGACGCCACCCGCAGCTGGCCGATCGCCTGGCCGCGCTGCTGCTCCAGCGTCACCTCGGCCTGCTCCACCAGGGCCAGCACCCGTCGCGCGGTACCGGCCAGCTCCTGGGCGGCGTCGGTGAGCACGACCCCGCGGCCCTGGCGCTCCAGCAGCACCGTGCGGGTCTCCCGCTCCAGCTTGGAGATCTGCTGGGAGACCGCCGAGGAGGTGAACCCGAGCGCCGCCGCCGCTCTGCCGACCGAGCCGTGCACCGCGACCGCGTGCAGGGCGCGGAGCCTTCCGAGATCCATCATGGGCCCGATTATCCGCCACGCATTAGCAGTGCTGAACGGTTCGCTTCAGAATTCTTCGCTGGTGCTGAAGAGTCCTGCTGGGACATCCTCGGGGCATGTCCGCCACTGTGAGTACGCCCGGCGCCACCGGCGTCATGAAGCCCCGTCACATCGCCCTGGCCGTGCTGGTCGCCGCCGTCTGGGGCCTGAACTTCGTGCTGATCGACGTCGGCCTGAAGAGCTTCCCGCCGCTGCTCTTCTGCGCCCTGCGGTTCACCGTGGTCGCGGTGCCGGCGGTCTTCTTCGTCGGGCCGCCCAGGGTCGCCTGGCGCTGGGTGCTGGCCGTCGGCTTCGTGCTCGGTGTGCTGAAGTTCGGCTCGCTCTTCCTCGGCATGCACGAGGGGATGCCGGCCGGTCTGTCCTCGCTGGTCCTGCAGAGCCAGGCCGTCTTCACCGCGCTCTTCGCGGCCGGGATGCTGCGCGAACGCCCCGGACCGCGGCGGGTCGCCGGGCTGGCGCTGGCGACGGTGGGCATCGCGCTGGCCGCGGTCGACAACGGACTGGGCGGGCCGGTGCGGTCCTTCGCCCTGGTCATCGCGGCGGCGATCGCCTGGGGGCTGTCCAACGTGCTCACCCGCAAGGCGGCGCCGCCGGACCTGCTGCGCTGGATGGTCTGGGTCAGCGCGGTGCCCCCGCTGCCGCTGCTCGCACTCTCCCTGCTGGTCGAGGGGCCGAGGACCGACCTGCACGCGCTGGCCTCGATCACCCCGGCCGGCCTGGGGACGGTCGCCTACGTCGGCCTGCTCGCCACCCTCTTCGGCTTCGGCGCCTGGGGCTTCCTGCTGCGCACCTACGACGCGGGCGCGGTGGCGCCGTACTCGCTGCTGGTGCCGGTCTTCGGGATGTCCTCGGCCTGGCTGCTGCTCGGCGAGGCGATCACCCCGCTGGCCGGCGCCGCGGCG from Kitasatospora sp. NBC_01250 includes these protein-coding regions:
- a CDS encoding restriction endonuclease, whose protein sequence is MQDSTKRHSDVDRALGARSGFLASVFGGSTGGPDETVPQQFQPGGGVAGGGSGADAAGGPGAPARGGDALGAGGIDPAVAAHVRAAELTHHRTATVRAEQQRLNELLVRLALPVSAMDFESQRRSYEPRPYPEGGAGEPAEREPRWADFAPPEPVAADPDATVARRLLDSGYQRELAQARLTHQRALRRWRSERAAAVDPNEAASRLAHEEAEQARARAVQEYNDSLEECRRAYREAEPAAVESLLERALAAAEATTPELPAPCRAVFRPLTRTVVLDLDLPPLGLVPSLDGYRLTTDGEIDPVPRAPADRAADYLRLVSRLALRALQAADAVDTDGILSGVVLNGWLREPAPTCLLTVDADRDALARTRLVVDAEPAEEEGDPGVYAAAEQDEALVRLRELGAAVTPDPYARAAVQPCATAGAAVPAVGDLSPGEFVVLVREVLTRGGLRDWSVRLRGRSGLVATGTGAPDSALPGRWVVCASRRPGEVGAGEVRTLAEAVAEESAGHGLWLSAGGFSEEALDLIDTPEFRQIHLADGAGFRALAETHLGLPLTIGTVI
- a CDS encoding LysR family transcriptional regulator, which gives rise to MMDLGRLRALHAVAVHGSVGRAAAALGFTSSAVSQQISKLERETRTVLLERQGRGVVLTDAAQELAGTARRVLALVEQAEVTLEQQRGQAIGQLRVASFATGARGLLPGVLAELRVSCPELEIRLLETDPYLAAELVARGEVDLALVQDWPSVPLPVPEGLSRLDLGLDPVDLLLRAEDPLAELAEVPVARLIGQRWTSVPPGNICYDWLVRTMREAGEEPDVLYQVGEFETQIALIAAGLGLGLVPRLGRGPLPAGVVARPVVPRPTRRVFTLWRTQASRRPAITAALEALRRRWPLREAAQEPGKAAG
- a CDS encoding EamA family transporter; this translates as MKPRHIALAVLVAAVWGLNFVLIDVGLKSFPPLLFCALRFTVVAVPAVFFVGPPRVAWRWVLAVGFVLGVLKFGSLFLGMHEGMPAGLSSLVLQSQAVFTALFAAGMLRERPGPRRVAGLALATVGIALAAVDNGLGGPVRSFALVIAAAIAWGLSNVLTRKAAPPDLLRWMVWVSAVPPLPLLALSLLVEGPRTDLHALASITPAGLGTVAYVGLLATLFGFGAWGFLLRTYDAGAVAPYSLLVPVFGMSSAWLLLGEAITPLAGAAALLVIAGIALSALPASAVRRLAAALRRPAGRGTRSGAGSAARGRTSEPAPGRVPLPRP